One window of Rubrivirga sp. SAORIC476 genomic DNA carries:
- a CDS encoding GNAT family N-acetyltransferase, protein MTLFETARLGVRRLTLADAPFIAELLTEPLWIQHIGDRGVRTVADAEGYLRSGPLASYAEHGHGLYRVALRDTGEPVGICGLLRREGLEAPDLGYAMLARHHGRGYATEAARATLAHARHDLGMDRVLAITGLDHRVSQRVLTHVGMRRAGTVDGDPPLALFETVWGDPRSGA, encoded by the coding sequence ATGACGCTCTTCGAGACCGCCCGCCTCGGCGTCCGCCGGCTCACCCTCGCCGACGCGCCCTTCATCGCGGAGTTGCTCACCGAGCCGCTCTGGATCCAGCACATCGGCGACCGCGGCGTCCGCACCGTCGCCGACGCAGAGGGGTACCTCCGCTCTGGCCCGCTGGCGAGCTACGCCGAGCACGGGCACGGGCTCTACCGCGTCGCCCTCCGCGACACCGGCGAGCCGGTCGGCATCTGCGGCCTCCTACGCCGCGAGGGGCTGGAGGCGCCCGACCTCGGCTACGCCATGCTCGCCCGCCACCACGGCCGCGGCTACGCCACCGAGGCGGCCCGAGCGACGCTGGCGCACGCTCGCCACGACCTCGGGATGGACCGGGTCCTCGCCATCACGGGCCTTGACCACAGGGTGTCGCAGCGGGTGCTGACCCACGTCGGGATGCGCCGGGCCGGGACGGTCGATGGCGACCCGCCGCTGGCGCTCTTCGAGACGGTATGGGGGGATCCTCGGTCGGGGGCGTGA